The nucleotide sequence ACACACAATCGGGCGCGTTTCTcgtctaataaaattatgaagaaCTGTACGTGCGTTATAATAATCGAGGAAAACGAGCAATTCTCTGGCGAATACAATTCAGGGGAAGAAAGCAAATTAGTCggtatatgaataattatttcgttcACCCGATATCAAATGTACTTTCTTGTTATCGCTGAATTCGGTTATTCCAACACGCTCGTCCGCTGGTTCGCATAATGGGGGCTCCATCGTGCTAATGTTAACAGTCACGAGAGACTTGGCCCTTTGAATCTCTCACGAGTAACTTAGCTTAGTACCTCCGGTAGAGCGGCGTGTATGAGCTCTCGAGACTCGCATACCAATCAAGGGGACACTCCTCGCTCTCTTTTGTCCGCTGTGTTAAAGTGCGCCCCCCGCCTCCCCCGAATCGATAACACTTATTTTATCGATCATATAAGCTTTTGCTGCTGACGAAAACGACTTTTACGACCGTACCATTTCATAAACATCGTTCTCTCGAGAACCTAACTGTGTTGCAAATGCATCCAGGTAATTCCGGCCTAAGTGGCGGTGCCTTTACCTTACGACAAACACGCGCcggcgaaaaaaagaaagaaagaaaagaggaggaggaaaaaaaaggaaaaagaagaaagaaacggACGTCTTCCCcgcttattatttttatatagactCTCTATGTATCCGAGAATGCAAATGCAAGGCTTTGTGCCATGCCATTTCatcatttatacataaatcacACTCGCTCTTAAACTTATTCTTTGTACATACTACACACTCTCGGTCTCATAACAAGTCGATGATCAGACACTACCGATATATACCGTTGTTACTTGAATTTTTTGGCTGCGGCGCTCGCAGGCTTACCACTGATTGCTCATTCCATTTGAAAATCATGTCTCCCTCTCGAAGTCAGGTGCACAAATAAGCCCGCAATAGCTAGAGCTCGAAACGAGGAGTAAAGACCGGGGAACCGGTAATGGCATCcggtttatacatatatatatataatatatatacggcATACATGTACCGGGACACAGGCAATTAGTTCTCAACGAAGCGACTCGCGATGAAATTCCGTTATGCCATTGGTAAAAGAATCGCGATTGCAACGAAATTACCCgcgtaattgtaaaaaaaaaatgttctaaatgagagagaaaaaaaaatcctatCTGTTGACATAACAGATGGATTGCGATTTGCACTGGAACAATTTGTGTGCGTTCCAAGCATCTCAAATCAAGTCACTCACTTTTGTGTTAACGCAAATAGTTAATCACGAGCACGATCCTCCTCGGCCCCCCGAAGGGCTGCTGCCGCGTGTCGTAGATCCTCGCAAGACGACGCACTACTACTCTGTCGCTCAATGTGCCGTCGCTGTGACTTATTTGTGTGCGTGTCTCGTTCTCTTTATCACACTCATGAGGTCATGctgattttttgtaaattattttgccGACTGTTCGTTCCGCATAAAGTGATGGGCCATTCAAATTGTGCAAGCTCGCTTGTGGACGCGGGCGGCTAGGCAGGGGTGAGTAAGCTGGCGGTGCGTCGCATGGTGATGTGTGaaagtctctctctttcacacGTGACGGCTCcgtctccttttttttctttttttttaaatataatatataatatagaagcGAATTGGACGTCACGGTTACTAAATGCGAGCGAATATATCATTATGACATGATTTTTATGACTGAACCACGACTGTGTTTCCAAACTAGGTAAAGTTTTACAGAGTGAGATAAGAGAGGAGGCAGGGGCGGGCGTCGTCGGGCCTTATACCCCCTCCCGCCGTATACGTTACCGTTGTGGACAACCACTTGACAACAAGCAGTTCAGAGTCAATTGATTGGATTTGGTGGATAATCCAACGTACGTACATATGTCGTGTGAACAAAGCAAAGAACAAATAGATCTCTGTGAGAATAAGACGAAAAACTGAATCAAGAGGAGTGAGTGGGGAGGCATAGAGGCTACTGTAGTTTCGGAACACAGCCATGGTCTCCCTACCTCCCAGGTACATGACAACATCATcactgctctctctctctctctctctctctctctctctctatctctcttttttctctaccctgctctttctctcccttgtCTCTGTATTTATGTACACATATcaaaaaatagaattgtaCCACTTTTGGTTATGCTTCTTCTCAAGCAATAAAGTATTTACAATCAAGCatcgatattattatactcAATCTCTCGATCTTTGGATGCATAGATTACTAGCTGCACTCATTCATGAATGCGTTTCTCGAATGGTTCTCGATTCTTGGATGCTTATCTTCGGTACCTCGATTCCTCCCGCCTTTCTTAAATCTGTTTTTCGTTTCCCATTTATTCGACTAGAGAGGTGGTGCAATCCTTTGCTTGATAAGTGTATATATTTCCGTCTGTCTATATCTGCCCGTTACCCCTCTATCTTCTTCCCACGTCATTTACCTTCCGTCTCATCTACCCGCGCCTTCGAATCATGTGCTCATTCATTTCTGCTGTCACCTATCATTCATCATATatcttagaaaaaaaaagaactttcggtctctctttctctcgctctatTCCATTACATTATCATCTTAAGTCACCCTTTCTGCTTGGCTGTGCACATCGATCGATGAGTTTGCCAATTTACCGAATCGTTCGAAAGTCTCATGATCCTTCACGATACGTTTTGTACACGTAGAGTGCGAGATATCAGCCATTTTTCACTCACTTGCACATTCATGCATCGtggtgataaaaaaaactaattacaTACGTGAGAGAAGTGATACAAAGGCGATACGGTTAGGTTCGCGAGATCCTAGACTTCTCACAGACGGAGAGTATCACGCCGACGTTTTCAACAAATACTGAGGCACTTATATCTACACACACGCGAATTCACAAACTTCCATCTAATATGTGCACAGCTgcgaagaatatatttatattcatatatatactatGTACTATAATACCACCTGTAGTGTCTATCACCCTTCACACTCACCACACACACCCTAGACGTGCTTTTAGTGGCGTTTGTGTTTTGTCTGCTATCGTTTCCTGCAATTtgacatatttattacatataaatatatactatatagagagagagccgattgtacatgtatatatacatatattttatatttatatatatgtatatatacatagctATCTGTtcacgtatattattatattacaacatTTACCCAACATTCCCCATGGCTGCCGAGCTAACGCCGGCTCGCCGCGCTTTCGAGCTCTCGGGGGTGAAGGTGTTCCGCACTTTTGCACCTGTCGAGTCGTTTCTCTTTTCATTCTGCACAACGTCGCATAACTCCGCATCCTCATATTTCAAGTATACGCGGTATAGATACCATATATGCACATAAAACGCGCCGCGCGCTAAACGGTCTCGCCAGGCGGAGAGGCTCGGCAGTTGGACTTATCTTAGGGATATTTAGGCAATAGCTCTAGCCTTGAACGTCTAGTGTCAGTGTGCTCGACAATATTGTCGATCCGCTCTCCCGTACGAATCAGCGAGATTCACGCGGGGATTATGTGTGTGGGGACAGTCTGCAGAAACAGGTCAGCGTTATGAGTATGAACCTGAGTGCCAAGCTGGACGAGCTGCAGCGGGGTGACCGCCAGCTGGAGACCACCGTCGCTCTCTGCGAGATCCGCACGCAGCTGCAGGAACTCACGAAGAGCGTGGAGTCTTGTCAGAGCGAGGTCAGCGAGGTGAAACGGGACATGGTCACGATTAAGGTACTCTTGACCTGCGTCtattttttgcgatttataTACTCTGATCTAAAATTATaccaatattaatattaaatatgaaaaaatacgcGATGTTTGTTAACAGATTTAAATACGATAAAGAAATTACTACGAGGCGAtctcataatttttcttgacagaaaaaaaatttgaagggACTGTTTGCTTAGATTATCTGAAAGTGGAGATTGTaggataataatattaatatatcaaattgcGATAATTCGGAATGCGTAAGAGGCGAGCAGATAAATCGCCGTAGATAAATCAATACGTGTGCGTAACCAAGAGGAGACCAGATTAAAGTTACATAGATTAAAGTTCAATGCCtaagaatataaattctttgcGTTATTGAAAGAGTGTTTTACCACTCGttcaataatgtaaaaattgcatttggTATGTACGGAAGTACTTGAGgtgttctttttcttgacTCGCAGCAAGAACTAGATACGGTACAGCAGGTCAAGGAAGAGATAGAGGAATTACGAGAGTACGTGAATCGACTGGAAGAACACTCCCACCGGCGGAAACTTAGGCTTTTGGAGCAGGTGACTTCTGGCGTTAGACAATGttgcttttttaattttatttacttttattatgttttaagaACTTGAGTTGCTATGTCGTGAATGAtcgcgtatgtgtgcgtgttataattttttttaggtaatttataatttttatttctttaaagatgTATGTGGATTTTCATCGGCACTGCGTGtacgatattattaataaaaattgtggaATAACTTTATACgttcttgtatttttattttatcttgcaTTTACGATGCATCCCATTAGCAGCACTTTCTTTcctcttattatttatatcacataTGTGGCTGTACTAAATGTtgtgtatgtaatatacatgtacattgggggggggggggtaatTATATCTCATACGCAAGGTAAACGATAAGTCCGGGTATTTCCAGGGACTGACGCTTTTCCTGTCGTACGCGATACTGGCAGCCGTATTGGGGATGTTGCAGTTTGGATACAACACTGGAGTGATTAACGCGCCTGAAGTGGTACGTAAAGTCTTAACGTAAAGTCACGGCTCTACGCGCctagaataattttgataaacggacatttttataatatattttgttcaaaCTGTTTGCAGAATAtagagaattttatgaaagatGTGTACAAGGATAGGTATGGGGAGGACATTTCGGATGATTCTGTTAAGACGTTGTACTCCGTGGCCGTGAGCATATTCGCGATTGGTGGTATGGTGGGTGGTTTCAGCGGAGGGACAATTGCCAACAGATTTGGCAGGTCGGTGCCTGGTTCAGCAATACCACATTAGCTTCACATGATTTTAACGAGAGACCAGTGCtttccaaattatataatactatcgttattttcataaaaaaaattagaatactagcgttttttcttccttcataATCTATCTTTTAAACCgctatttttgataaataaatatacttgttTCGATATTACGCAGAATCTTCTTAATAATCAAGAGTGTCTCGCACCAAGTGTATGCGAGATCGCATCGTGgatcttttacgcgacgcgacgacttgcgagtacccgagattttgagatctcgataTTTCGTAACGCCGCGTTTCGTAATTTGGAAATCTCTGAGAGAATGATAATTGTTGCATAATCGTAAAATGGAAAGagacagaaattaatattgatctTCTGCCCTGAATCGTAGAAAGGGAGGCTTACTGCTAAACAACGTGCTGGGCATCGTGGGGGCGTGCCTGATGGGTTTCACGAAGCTCGCTGAGTCGTACGAGATGTTGTTTTTTGGACGGTTCATCATCGGTGTTAATTGTGGCTTGAACACCTCGTTGGTTCCCATGTACATATCGGAAATAGCGCCATTGAACCTGAGAGGCGGCCTAGGCACGGTGAACCAGCTCGCTGTTACGGTGGGCCTCCTGGTCTCCCAGGTGCTGGGCATCGAGCAAATCCTTGGAACAAACGAGGGTTGGCCCGTTCTCTTAGGACTAGCTATCTGTCCTGCCATTCTACAGCTACTGCTGCTTCCAGTTTGCCCGGAATCTCCAAGGTGTGTgtcgaaaataatatacatcagaatgataattaaaagaaatctgGTTTCCCCGgcttttttttaagtaggTTTCTCTTAAGAAGAGCCTGATCGAAGGATTTAACGATAACAAAATACGCATCCATAATTTTCTACGTATCTACGTATCTACGGTTCTTCGTTCATAATTAACATACACAAGCGGTACCACAGTCTATTAATGGAAGAACaattatttcagatatttGCTCATTACTAAACAGTGGGAGGAAGAGGCTCGAAAAGCTTTGAGAAGGTTGAGAGCCAGTAACCAAGTAGAAGAAGACATTGAGGAGATGAGAGCGGAGGAACGAGCTCAACAAGCTGAGTCCACGATATCGATGACAGAGCTTATATGCAGTCCAACTTTAAGAAAACCTCTCGTTATTGGTGTGGTTATGCAACTTTCGCAGCAGCTTTCGGGTATCAACGCCGTAAGTAACTATTTCGTTCTATTACTCGCGCGTATTCCCTCTCGTTTTCATtaatcacaattttatttaaagagcGATCTGATTGTGAAAATTATTGTGCGTTCCaggtattttattattccacGAATCTGTTCACTAGTTCTGGTTTAACGGACGAGAGTGCCAAGTTTGCAACCATTGGCATAGGTGCCATCATGGTTTGTATGACGCTAGTGTCTATCCCACTCATGGATAGGACAGGAAGGCGTACGTTGCACTTGTACGGTCTCGGTGGCATGTTTATCTTTTCAATATTCATCACAATTTCGTTTCTCATAAAGGTGAGTTGAAATTTTAGCGCGTTCTTATCAgcttcattattatttatcgttatgTTTATcgtacttattattttaatgctaAACTGCAACAGGCAATTTAACTTTGGAATTTTCTTGCTACTCGGCAATTCACAGCGTTGTCTCAAGaacgataattaaatatcatggATACGGATCTTTCATTAATAAAGTACgacttgtatatattaattataagtgcAGAATTCGTAGGAATCTGGAAGATCTTAAAATCGTGGACGTATATTTTACTTTCGCattgaatttttcaagttGACTCTTCGAagagctttaaaaaaatcgaagaaacaagatttcttttaacttaaattttgatgcttttgtataataagaataatttatcgtaCGTTCTActtatttggaaaaatatttgacaagGGATGGAGATCTCATTGACAATGACGAACTTATTTGTTCATACTTCTCCGTACTGTTAAGAACTGTGCTTTACTCAGGAAAATTGCATCACAAAGAACGTGAATTGTAGCTACGTCTCTGTGCTTTGACACTTTATGCACCTTGGCGAAAAAGGTGTATTTTAACACTTTGTTCACAGCTGGAGTGCGGCACTGCACCGACAGTGAGAATCACCATTAATATCTATACGAATCTGCATCACAGAATCGActcattttaatttctccCCGCCATTCATGTAGCTAATAAGTCACGTCCTTTGCCCGCATGCCGTTTCTTTCACTTGCGTCGTAGAGATTTTATATCTCGATACATGGACACGTATACGTGCCTTACGTGTGTAAGTTTTTCTTTCGtaacaatttttcaagatacaagaatatttttagcaattgtttttatcattaataaatgatTCTCCTATCTAAACGCGTGATTAAGCGACCGATAATAGAAgcgcggaaaaaaaatttgatagcAATGCAGACGTCAAGTGTCGCATGTATCGTATATCGCACGCCGTTTTGTTACTCTGGCTTACTAGTAGTTCTGCTTTTTAATAATCCGCATCCCTCCTCCCCTTCACCACTAACGACCTCTTTCGTGACTGTCTGGAGGAGATATTTACTTCCCGTTTATTAATCAGCCTATGTTCTCTACTTGGCTCAAACCTGTCACTCTTTATCACGTTACATCAACAATTAACATATTATACGCAAAGTCTctaatatgtatacacacacaaacacatatatatatcaattatatcctttatgataaaatttaacggTTCTTTAGCTGCTGAATGTTTAGCACCGACACTTTCATGAGTCACGGAATTCGACAAAGAGTAATTCGCTTTCCCGtcaattatcattaattacaaGAGCCGTCGCGTACAAATTTGCATCTCATCTTCCTATCGAAATTACGAGGACGGTCGTTTTCTCGTGCGAAAAATTGtttaagaaaagatatattattgaacTATCGAACGAATGAACATTAAGATATCTCGATTCGAGACTACCTACACACGGATGTTCCGTGCGTACGACTAATCGCATTATCTATACTCTAATTGAGGTCAAAGCAAATCCTGGCACTCATCATGAAAAGCAGCGTGCTTCACCGCTTAACGAGAGATTGTACTGTATATAACAAGGCACTCCGTCATTATACAAAATACTTTGCCGCAATCACTTTGTCAATGCCAATGCCTTTCATTACACAGGATTGAGCTGCGCACCGCATGTGgcattacaaattattacgtATACGTTCGACATGTGTTATCCGAGTTTTTTCAGTTATTGAGTTCCTGGCTtgccgtatttttttttgtttattttttcctgGGGCTCCTCCAGCTGCTCAGGAAAGAAGAACACGTTTCTACTGCCTGATAGGAGTTCTTCGGCTATGTGCAGGAAATGATCGACTGGATGTCCTACATCTCGGTGGTGTCGACCCTGTGTTTCGTCGTGTTCTTCGCCGTGGGGCCCGGATCTATACCCTGGATGATCACGGCGGAACTGTTCTCGCAAGGCCCTAGACCCGCCGCCATGTCCATCGCGGTTCTCGTCAATTGGATGGCTAATTTTATGGTTGGCATCTGTTTTCCAAGCATGAAGGTAAGACGACAATTTACCTTTAAGTAAATTTCCTCCATTCGCGAGGCAAATAATAGAACGGTTATATAATcgaataattgcaaataattgaGCGCAACGAAAAAACCGCTATAATTGCTACATTAAGATTATTATGGACTTTATAGAACGTAAAGGTTGTATAGGATATAATCAGATTGAGCGTAGATCTGATTTGGTATAAACTTGCTACGCGCGCGTTTGTGTGTTACAGAGTACCCTTGAAAACTACACGTTCCTACCGTTCAGTGGATTTCTAGCCGTCTTCTGGATCTTCACCTACAAGAAGGTTCCTGAGACCAAGAATAAAACATTCGAAGAGATTGTAGCTTTATTCAGGCATGGTAACGACAGGTATGCAGCACATAAGCAAATTATTACCTTCCCCAGTACGTACCATAATAGCAAGATGTTATATACATAGTTGGATATATTCTGCATCCGCCTCTCTTTAGTTTCTTTCAAAAAGAGGTCTCtggtatatctatatatacatgtatatacgtatgtatagcTTAAATCCGCGATagcccctccccctcccctcaaTCTGTATCCCGTTTATTTTTGACTCGACTCATATTGGGTACGTTTGAAAGTTAAGTAAGAGAATCGAAATTCACATTTTCGAACTAATAACCGCACAATTTATCAACCGTTAATTGCACACAAGGAAAGGGGAGAATTAGAGAGACTTATTAGATAAACTTATCCTATATGCCGTACTTGGTGTACAATGTACTGTTATCACATCCGTCCGAACGTTCATCCGTCCGTCTATATtcgataacgaaaaaaatgttcGTTACTTGTAATAGGGATTTCTCAAATCTTCAAggaagaattttataatttattaatacgatcgtatatatattctctctaTTGTATTATAACTCTATACTATATTCCCGGGATAGTATATTACGCTACGCATTTTTTGCATGCAATCTCGCTGCTTGTTCGAAGCAATAACAGGAGTTGAACTGTgataaagttttgttttttagGGAGAGAGGAAATTAAGTTCCACTTATACGGGGAAcgttatttgtacatatttaagTACGAGCTAAAGTAGTTTGTAAATTTTCGCCTTCAAGTTTCGTCACGGGCTTGGTTTACCTTTATTGCAAATCCCGATATTTCCGAATTCTTTTCCGTTAAGCTGTTGCAAGGAAATTAcgtacatttttacatatacttACGAATAAGACGCAACACTAATCGATAgcaaatagaaagagataacgTGCACGACATTGCGAATCATGTAACGAGATTATTGTACGAGAAAAGCGTAAGAAACTGGAGCAGCATCCGtagattattattagtttCTGAAAAGTGTAAACGCCACAGAACGTAATTTTAGCATCTCATTTGCGGAATATTGCGAACGAAGTACAAATCAGCTATCTCGAGCTGTTGATCCTCTTAGAAGCCCAAATGACATTCCGTTAGATTTCCGGGAGAGGATCGCGTGAAAACGTATCTGCTCTGTGTTACGTAGAAAAACAATCGGTGATGTGAAACAccgatttatttcatttttttactgACGATACTTTTAATTGCGACATTTCTctcgaataaaattatgtgtaagAGACAAGTTACTCAATCTCGAGTCGCGAGTTGGAAATTTTGCCgtcttattgttatattttcaagGCCAAATGGATATATTCTGTTTGTTTAACGTACTGTACATGTATCGTTTCAATAAATCGATTATTTCATGGTTCTCTGGATAACTGGATAATTTTCGTTGATTTTCCGTATTTCGTTACTACGATGACCGACTACTGTGTTCGATATATCGTAACTGTG is from Temnothorax longispinosus isolate EJ_2023e chromosome 10, Tlon_JGU_v1, whole genome shotgun sequence and encodes:
- the Glut1 gene encoding solute carrier family 2, facilitated glucose transporter member 1 isoform X7 translates to MADSRGFKPINQLWQSATATDQDSECLYEEIPGRSQDTDRPAGAARGQQGEEEEQQEEENVGGSRKSLDFGVQVGDSSDFWGESVREEVVVVARGGTIPRSRTDGGARSRSGSVDRRPSDRARQRDIVVRVEEERYAARRSHVEPGTGAVLPPPAATGHKLTRGRASATNTVARYLHSASTNASAAHYHHHHHGQHGPHGQYPPGGRTTGRQHRHHHPSRGSYSNETQEEVQEDDEATLRELLVSLQKQVSVMSMNLSAKLDELQRGDRQLETTVALCEIRTQLQELTKSVESCQSEVSEVKRDMVTIKQELDTVQQVKEEIEELREYVNRLEEHSHRRKLRLLEQSGYFQGLTLFLSYAILAAVLGMLQFGYNTGVINAPEVNIENFMKDVYKDRYGEDISDDSVKTLYSVAVSIFAIGGMVGGFSGGTIANRFGRKGGLLLNNVLGIVGACLMGFTKLAESYEMLFFGRFIIGVNCGLNTSLVPMYISEIAPLNLRGGLGTVNQLAVTVGLLVSQVLGIEQILGTNEGWPVLLGLAICPAILQLLLLPVCPESPRYLLITKQWEEEARKALRRLRASNQVEEDIEEMRAEERAQQAESTISMTELICSPTLRKPLVIGVVMQLSQQLSGINAVFYYSTNLFTSSGLTDESAKFATIGIGAIMVCMTLVSIPLMDRTGRRTLHLYGLGGMFIFSIFITISFLIKEFFGYVQEMIDWMSYISVVSTLCFVVFFAVGPGSIPWMITAELFSQGPRPAAMSIAVLVNWMANFMVGICFPSMKSTLENYTFLPFSGFLAVFWIFTYKKVPETKNKTFEEIVALFRHGNDRSSLRDSRLYGEEELATNSSKETVLSDATTVDPRYR
- the Glut1 gene encoding glucose transporter type 1 isoform X10, coding for MADSRGFKPINQLWQSATATDQDSECLYEEIPGRSQDTDRPAGAARGQQGEEEEQQEEENVGGSRKSLDFGVQVGDSSDFWGESVREEVVVVARGGTIPRSRTDGGARSRSGSVDRRPSDRARQRDIVVRVEEERYAARRSHVEPGTGAVLPPPAATGHKLTRGRASATNTVARYLHSASTNASAAHYHHHHHGQHGPHGQYPPGGRTTGRQHRHHHPSRGSYSNETQEEVQEDDEATLRELLVSLQKQVSVMSMNLSAKLDELQRGDRQLETTVALCEIRTQLQELTKSVESCQSEVSEVKRDMVTIKQELDTVQQVKEEIEELREYVNRLEEHSHRRKLRLLEQSGYFQGLTLFLSYAILAAVLGMLQFGYNTGVINAPEVNIENFMKDVYKDRYGEDISDDSVKTLYSVAVSIFAIGGMVGGFSGGTIANRFGRKGGLLLNNVLGIVGACLMGFTKLAESYEMLFFGRFIIGVNCGLNTSLVPMYISEIAPLNLRGGLGTVNQLAVTVGLLVSQVLGIEQILGTNEGWPVLLGLAICPAILQLLLLPVCPESPRYLLITKQWEEEARKALRRLRASNQVEEDIEEMRAEERAQQAESTISMTELICSPTLRKPLVIGVVMQLSQQLSGINAVFYYSTNLFTSSGLTDESAKFATIGIGAIMVCMTLVSIPLMDRTGRRTLHLYGLGGMFIFSIFITISFLIKEFFGYVQEMIDWMSYISVVSTLCFVVFFAVGPGSIPWMITAELFSQGPRPAAMSIAVLVNWMANFMVGICFPSMKSTLENYTFLPFSGFLAVFWIFTYKKVPETKNKTFEEIVALFRHGNDRERGN
- the Glut1 gene encoding solute carrier family 2, facilitated glucose transporter member 1 isoform X1, with product MADSRGFKPINQLWQSATATDQDSECLYEEIPGRSQDTDRPAGAARGQQGEEEEQQEEENVGGSRKSLDFGVQVGDSSDFWGESVREEVVVVARGGTIPRSRTDGGARSRSGSVDRRPSDRARQRDIVVRVEEERYAARRSHVEPGTGAVLPPPAATGHKLTRGRASATNTVARYLHSASTNASAAHYHHHHHGQHGPHGQYPPGGRTTGRQHRHHHPSRGSYSNETQEEVQEDDEATLRELLVSLQKQVSVMSMNLSAKLDELQRGDRQLETTVALCEIRTQLQELTKSVESCQSEVSEVKRDMVTIKQELDTVQQVKEEIEELREYVNRLEEHSHRRKLRLLEQSGYFQGLTLFLSYAILAAVLGMLQFGYNTGVINAPEVNIENFMKDVYKDRYGEDISDDSVKTLYSVAVSIFAIGGMVGGFSGGTIANRFGRKGGLLLNNVLGIVGACLMGFTKLAESYEMLFFGRFIIGVNCGLNTSLVPMYISEIAPLNLRGGLGTVNQLAVTVGLLVSQVLGIEQILGTNEGWPVLLGLAICPAILQLLLLPVCPESPRYLLITKQWEEEARKALRRLRASNQVEEDIEEMRAEERAQQAESTISMTELICSPTLRKPLVIGVVMQLSQQLSGINAVFYYSTNLFTSSGLTDESAKFATIGIGAIMVCMTLVSIPLMDRTGRRTLHLYGLGGMFIFSIFITISFLIKEFFGYVQEMIDWMSYISVVSTLCFVVFFAVGPGSIPWMITAELFSQGPRPAAMSIAVLVNWMANFMVGICFPSMKSTLENYTFLPFSGFLAVFWIFTYKKVPETKNKTFEEIVALFRHGNDRSSLRDSRLYGCVCSWIRALFRRSRSAGETTAPASPATLSEQRCLTTGNSSS
- the Glut1 gene encoding solute carrier family 2, facilitated glucose transporter member 1 isoform X2, translating into MADSRGFKPINQLWQSATATDQDSECLYEEIPGRSQDTDRPAGAARGQQGEEEEQQEEENVGGSRKSLDFGVQVGDSSDFWGESVREEVVVVARGGTIPRSRTDGGARSRSGSVDRRPSDRARQRDIVVRVEEERYAARRSHVEPGTGAVLPPPAATGHKLTRGRASATNTVARYLHSASTNASAAHYHHHHHGQHGPHGQYPPGGRTTGRQHRHHHPSRGSYSNETQEEVQEDDEATLRELLVSLQKQVSVMSMNLSAKLDELQRGDRQLETTVALCEIRTQLQELTKSVESCQSEVSEVKRDMVTIKQELDTVQQVKEEIEELREYVNRLEEHSHRRKLRLLEQGLTLFLSYAILAAVLGMLQFGYNTGVINAPEVNIENFMKDVYKDRYGEDISDDSVKTLYSVAVSIFAIGGMVGGFSGGTIANRFGRKGGLLLNNVLGIVGACLMGFTKLAESYEMLFFGRFIIGVNCGLNTSLVPMYISEIAPLNLRGGLGTVNQLAVTVGLLVSQVLGIEQILGTNEGWPVLLGLAICPAILQLLLLPVCPESPRYLLITKQWEEEARKALRRLRASNQVEEDIEEMRAEERAQQAESTISMTELICSPTLRKPLVIGVVMQLSQQLSGINAVFYYSTNLFTSSGLTDESAKFATIGIGAIMVCMTLVSIPLMDRTGRRTLHLYGLGGMFIFSIFITISFLIKEFFGYVQEMIDWMSYISVVSTLCFVVFFAVGPGSIPWMITAELFSQGPRPAAMSIAVLVNWMANFMVGICFPSMKSTLENYTFLPFSGFLAVFWIFTYKKVPETKNKTFEEIVALFRHGNDRSSLRDSRLYGCVCSWIRALFRRSRSAGETTAPASPATLSEQRCLTTGNSSS
- the Glut1 gene encoding solute carrier family 2, facilitated glucose transporter member 1 isoform X8, whose product is MADSRGFKPINQLWQSATATDQDSECLYEEIPGRSQDTDRPAGAARGQQGEEEEQQEEENVGGSRKSLDFGVQVGDSSDFWGESVREEVVVVARGGTIPRSRTDGGARSRSGSVDRRPSDRARQRDIVVRVEEERYAARRSHVEPGTGAVLPPPAATGHKLTRGRASATNTVARYLHSASTNASAAHYHHHHHGQHGPHGQYPPGGRTTGRQHRHHHPSRGSYSNETQEEVQEDDEATLRELLVSLQKQVSVMSMNLSAKLDELQRGDRQLETTVALCEIRTQLQELTKSVESCQSEVSEVKRDMVTIKQELDTVQQVKEEIEELREYVNRLEEHSHRRKLRLLEQSGYFQGLTLFLSYAILAAVLGMLQFGYNTGVINAPEVNIENFMKDVYKDRYGEDISDDSVKTLYSVAVSIFAIGGMVGGFSGGTIANRFGRKGGLLLNNVLGIVGACLMGFTKLAESYEMLFFGRFIIGVNCGLNTSLVPMYISEIAPLNLRGGLGTVNQLAVTVGLLVSQVLGIEQILGTNEGWPVLLGLAICPAILQLLLLPVCPESPRYLLITKQWEEEARKALRRLRASNQVEEDIEEMRAEERAQQAESTISMTELICSPTLRKPLVIGVVMQLSQQLSGINAVFYYSTNLFTSSGLTDESAKFATIGIGAIMVCMTLVSIPLMDRTGRRTLHLYGLGGMFIFSIFITISFLIKEFFGYVQEMIDWMSYISVVSTLCFVVFFAVGPGSIPWMITAELFSQGPRPAAMSIAVLVNWMANFMVGICFPSMKSTLENYTFLPFSGFLAVFWIFTYKKVPETKNKTFEEIVALFRHGNDREEELATNSSKETVLSDATTVDPRYR